The following DNA comes from Ignavibacteriales bacterium.
CCCCAGCCTCCAATCCGCGAGCAGGAAAAAGCGAACTTCGAATTCTTCCTCACTCTGCCTGAAGTTGACCGGCGTACGGTGAAAGTCGATACGGTCAAGGGATCACAATTCCTCCGTCCGTTGTTCGAATTCAGCGGCGCATGTTCCGGCTGCGGAGAGACGCCCTATATCAAATTAGCCAGTCAGTTATTTGGCGACCGCATGATGGTTGCGAATGCCACTGGCTGCACATCTATCTACGGCGGCAACTTGCCAACGACTCCGTGGGCAAAGAATATTGACGGACGCGGACCAGCGTGGTCGAATTCGCTCTTCGAAGACAATGCGGAATTCGGTCTCGGTATGCGTTTAACGGCTGATAAGTTGAATGCAATGGCAAAAGAATACGTGACAACACTTTCAACCGATATCGGTGTCGATCTTGCCACGGCACTCATCGAAGCTGTGCAAAAGAATGAAGCTGAAATCTACGAGCAGCGTGAGCGTGTAAAGGTTTTGAAAGACAAGTTAGCAGGTATGAACACACCGGAAGCAAAACGACTCTTGACTCTTGCAGATAATCTAGTAAAGCGAAGCGTCTGGATCATGGGCGGCGATGGCTGGGCATACGACATCGGTTACGGCGGATTAGATCATGTTCTTGCCTCCGGTAAAAACGTGAATGTTCTCGTTCTCGACACCGAAGTGTATTCCAATACCGGCGGTCAAATGTCGAAATCGACAAACCGCAGTGCAGTTGCTAAATTTGCCGCTGCAGGCAAATCAACAGCAAAGAAAGACCTCGGCCTCATGGCGATGATGTACAATAACGTTTATGTGGCGCGCGTAGCGATGGGTGCAAACGATGCGCAGACTGTACGTGCATTTATCGAAGCAGAATCATACGACGGTCCATCCATCATTATTGCATACTCGCATTGCATCGCGCACGGCATCGATATGGCGCGCGGCATGACAAATCAGAAAATTGCAGTCGAGACCGGCTACTTCCCGCTCTTCCGGTATAATCCGGAACTGATCAAAGAGGGAAAAAATCCGTTTAAGCTGGATTCAAAAGCACCAAAGGGGATACTCGCAGATTTCACATCGACGGAAACACGCTTCAATGTCTTGACAAAAAGCGACCCTCAGCGTGCAAAGGAATTATTGAAGCTGGCGGAAGAAGACGTGAAAGTCCGTTGGTCGCTCTATGAACAGTTCGCGCACGAAAGCGGCAATGAAAAAACTCCGGCAACGAACTAACAAGGAACGCTTCGTACAAAGTAATCGTTAACTGATATTATACAAAACAAGTTAATTTATAGCCACGACGCCTGCCTACCGGCAGGCAGGTTTACGTCGTGGTAAAATAAAACGAAACAACATCGGCTTCAGCCGCATTTTGATTCGTTTTGGGCTTGGCAAAAGGCCATCCCTTTGGGAAAAGCCCGGATTTTTTTGTGAAATAAAAACCACGACCTGTCCCGAAGGGATGGCGTAGCCAAAAGTCGTAGCAATATTTTATTGGATCGTGCGTGACATCGATTATTGAATACTCATGCTGCTTTGCATTTTGCAGAGCGGCATCCGAGTGTCTCTCTGGTAAGTGCTTTGTTCGTCTCATATTACGAGGAGTAGAATACGATGGATCTTTCAACAACATATCTCGGAATGAAATTAAAAAATCCGATTGTTGCGTCAGCGAGTCCGTTATCACGCTCGATGGATTCGATGCACCGACTTGAAGATGCAGGCGTATCAGCAATTGTGATGCATTCGCTCTTTGAAGAGCAGGTCACTAATGAAGCTGAATCGCTGGCTTTCTACAAGTCATACGGGACGGAGAGTTATGCGGAAGCACTTACATACTTTCCCGATACCGGTGATTATCAATTTGCTCCAGAAGAATATTTGGAGCTTGTTGCGAAAGCATCGAACAAACTGGAAATTCCGGTTATTGCCAGTATCAATGGTGTCACACCGGGCGGCTGGACTCGCTATGCAAAAAAGATGGAAGAAGCAGGAGCCGCTGCCTTGGAATTAAATGTCTATTATATTCCCACAAGCGGAACGATGTCCGGTATAGACGTAGAGAATCGCTACATAGAGATATTGAAGCAAGTCCACGGTGCAGTGAAGATTCCGGTTGCCGTAAAATTAAGTCCATTTTTCAGTTCGATTCCTCATATTGCACAACGTCTTGTGAACGAAGGGGCCGATGGGTTGGTGCTCTTTAACCGTTTCTATCAGCCGGATATTGACCTCGAAGAATTGGATGTGAAGCCGGGTGTTGAATTAAGCGATTCATACGCAAACCGTTTGCCAATGCGCTGGATCGGAATTTTATTTGGAAAGGTAAAGGCAAGTCTCGCGGCTACGAGCGGTATCCACACGGCAGAAGATGTGCTGAAGTTGACGATGGCAGGGGCAGATATCACGATGATGTGTTCTGCACTGCTGATGCATGGTCCGGAACATATCGCTAAAGTGGTAAAGGATGTAGAGCACTGGATGACGGAGCATGAATACGAGTCCATCGAACAGATGAAGGGAAGTCTCAGCCATAAATCCATTGCCGAGCCCTCTTCCTATGAACGAGCGAATTATATGAAAGCGCTTAATCGTTATAAACTTCTTGTCTAGGAACTGATTACTCTTTGCCTGTGTTATTGGGTGAAGAGAATTAGTATGGGAAAACCTAAAGAGAATCAGATGAGAAAGAAAATCTTGATGAAAGCCCTCGGGAAAAACTTGGATAAAATGTCCAAGTCTCCATGGGTAGGTTCACTCAAAGATGGAAAAGATCTTATCTGTCCGTTCTGTGATCAACCGGTTCAACCATGCAAATCAAATCCATCGGCGATGTGCGAGCGAACGCTGCGTTATGGAACCGAAGGAAAAGAAATAGAAAATGCAATAAAAGATTGCGACAAAAACCTGTACAGCGTGTGTATCTTATGCGGCGGACATATTTCAACAGCTCATCTGAAGAAACATCCTACGGCAGAGCTTTGCACTCAATGCATCAATAAGGGTAGGAAAACAAAGCCGGAGAAAGTTGCACAAAGATAGCATACAGCTTGCAGAAAGCATTGTAGAGTCAGCAGGTAAAAACAAAACGCCCAAGGCTCAAAGTCAATAACTAACGCCTATTTCCCAATCCCTAACAGTAAAGTACCGCTTGCAAAAAGCAATTAACGATAATCTTCTTTCTATTCTGAAACAATTTGACCGTCCAGGTCCGCGTTATACGAGTTATCCTACGGCGCCGGTGTTCTCTGCTCAATATACTGCGAAACGTTTTGAAGATGACCTGATCGAAAATAATCATAACAGCTCTGCCCCGTTGTCATTGTACCTCCATATACCTTTTTGCGACACGCTGTGCTACTTTTGCGGATGTACGACCATTATTACAAAGAACCGCGAAAAGATATCCGAATATCTCATCGCGTTGAAGAAAGAAATTGATCACACAGCATCGTTCATCGGCAAAGAGAGAAAAGTTGTTCAGATGGCGTGGGGCGGCGGCACGCCGTCGTATCTGACACCGGATGAAATCAGCGGGCTTTCAAAATTTATACGGGAGCGGTTCACATTTTCAGATGATGCTGAAATCAGTGTCGAGATTGATCCGCGCGAACTGACATTCGATCACCTGAAAGCTTTTGTCGACAGCGGAGCGAACCGGTTCAGTCTCGGTGTACAGGATTTTAATGATGATGTGCAAAAAGCAGTCAATCGCATTCAGCCGGAAAAATTGACGCAGCAGGTTTTCCGTTGGTCGCGAGAACTTGGAATTAAAAGCATTAATGTAGACCTCATTTATGGTCTGCCCCTGCAGACGGTGGAGTTGTTTACGACGACGCTAGAAAAAGTGATTGAGTTGTCGCCGGAGCGGATTGCTGTGTTCAACTTTGCATTTGTGCCATGGGTGAAGCCGCATCAAAAACTCCTCCACCAGGATCAATTGCCGACCGCGGAAGAAAAATTACATCTGCTGCAATTAACAATCAATACGCTTATTGACGCGGGATATGTGTATGTCGGCATGGATCATTTCGCCAAACCGACAGACGAACTGGCGCGCGAACAAAAACGCAAGACATTACACCGCAACTTTCAAGGATATTCCATCAAAGCAGGCGCCGATCTTTTTGGTTTCGGCATGTCTGCAATTTCACACTTTGGAACGGTGTACGCGCAGAATGTAAAAGATTTACCCGCGTATTATGATGCAATTGAAAACGGACATTTTCCAACTATCCTTGGCTACAAAATGACGCCTGATGATGAAGTTCGCAAGTTTGTCATTATGCGTTTGATGTGCGATCTCGAACTCGATAAGCGAGATATAGAACGGCGTTTCGAAATTATTTTTGATGAATATTTTTCCGATGCACTGCTCAAGCTGAAAGAATTTATTCCTCTCCAACTACTTTCTTTGGAACGTGATCACATTGTCGTGACCGATTCGGGCCGATTCGTTCTTCGAAACATTGCTATGTGTTTCGATGCCTACCTTCCGAAAACGACGAAAGAAAAACCAATTTTTTCCAGAACGGTATAGTTCTTCATAGAAAAAATACGCACCTCACCTCATGCAAAAATACAAAGGTATGAGGCACACACAAACAATCTTCCTGAATAACGTATTCAGCCCCGGCTTACCAAGTTTTTATCACTGCGCCCTGACACAACGAAAACCGAATCAGAGGATGGGGCCGTGAAAGATGTCATACGGTAGGCAACACGGTAGTAGAATTATCAGAACTGCAATTGAATTCCGATGCGAACCCGGCGCGGTGTGCTATACGCACTCGGATCGTCAAGCTCTCCTCCAGTGCGGTTATTCGAATCAATCCAGAGTACATTTCTCGTATTCAATACATTACGGATATCTGCATACAATCTGAGATCGATGGGAAAGGGTGAATGAATTTGTATTGATTTCTGAATTTTGACGTCGATGGTATATACTTCGAACATCCGGCGATTATTGGGGAGGAACGGTTGGGAGGGATCAAGAGGAACAAATCCATCTTTTGTCGGATAGAAAGTGTACGGCCGCGGTGAATGATATTCTGCATACAGATCTGCATTTATTCCGAACGGGAGTTTTGCATCCAGGTTCATCTTTACAGTATGCCGCTGATCCCAGCTGAGCGGGTATGGATATGCCGGTACAGCGAAACCCCATTGTGCGATATTGATGTTCTGATCTGCCTGCTCGCTCAATCCTTCTGTCGACATATTGGTATACGAGATAAATCCATTGAGCCAATCCGGACTTTCATGAGTCAAGACAATCTCAAAACCTTCTGCGTAGGCTTCATCAAGGTTGACATAGGAGGCGTATCCGTAATTTCCCGAAAATTTGTTGTCAAACGGAACAAGAGTCTTCGCATCGATTTGATTTGTAATTTTCTTCTGAAAATACGTTGCCGAAATCGCCCAATTATTTTTCAATAACTGTTTTGCGCCAAATTCCCAGGCAGTGAGCCGTTCAGGTTCCAAATCTGGATTACCGGCTAAAACATTCTTTGCCCCGTATTCTAATTGAATTGGTGTGATACCGGAATAGAGATACTCAAAGAGGGGAAACTGAACATACCGGCCATAGTTAGCGAAAAGATATCCATCCGGCCCAACGGGCATCGTAAATGAGAACCGAGAACTGATCTGTTGTTTCACCGTCGTGTGAACTGTTCCTGTGACGTGCTGTTGGTATTCATCCGGATTCGTTGGGATGTATTCAACGATCGGCCGCTGTGCAGCCGGATCAAGGAAATCCCACCGGAAACCGAAATTCATCATTGCACCATCAGAGGTAAACTCCATTTTATCCTGGACGAAAACAGAACCCATGCGTGGATGATACTCATAAAAATTGCTGTAGTTTAATAATGGGGCATCGAGTATGGGTTTCCCGAAATAGGTTACCTGCGGTTCGTATTTGATGATGTCGCCGTAGATTGTGTATTGATTGAGTTCTGCCCCGGTTTTAAAAGTGTGGAATGAGAATGCCTGGAGCGTATATTCTCCCTTCAGCGTGAAGATGTCCTGTTTCGTTTCAGCCCACCAATTCTTTGACCCACTGGCAATGAAACGCAAGTAGATATCGTATTGGTACGGCATCAATGTCAACTCGTCCTTCGTCTCGGGGCCGATGTGGGAACGCTGAGTAGAATACCCAAGGGTCACGGTATAAAACGAATGCGGCGAGAGTGTATGAGTAAACATCGCTGTACCGCGGTAGATATCTTTCTTCCGTTCGGGAAGCCCCGCCAAATTATAACGCCAGCGATATTCATAATCCCGCATCTGTTGAATGGAATAAAGCCCTTGAAGAACGAGACGCGTTGCCTGTGTCGGTACATATTCTAATCGCGTGAGTCCCGTAAAATTCTTATTGATGGGGGATGGAAAGAAATGCTGGAAATCCTGCCACCAGCGTGAGTCATTCAAAGAATAAGTGTTCGTGGTGAGGTACGAAAGCGTTCCTGCTATAAGAGGTCCGCTGGCAAACAATTCTATTTCATCTTCTTTATCGGTCTGCTGGACCAGATGGTCTGCAAGCCAATGATCACGTTCATACCGCACTTGAAATTGTTGTGTTGGCGATGACGATTGACTGACAATGTTCACTACACCGGATAACGCGTTGCCAAACTCTGCATCGAATCCTCCTATCCACATCGTCATTGCCCCTACAGTATTTTTAGAAAGTTCGACCGAGGAACCTCCGGAAATGACATCCTGGATTGGTATCCCATCTAACAAGTAAATGACTTCGTTCGTTCTTCCACCACGGACATTCCCTTCCCGCGTCACCCCAGGCATCAACGTTAAAGCTTCGTTCAAACGTGAAACCGGCAAGAGATCCATTTGCGCTCCGCTGTACTGGTACGCTGATGCGGCTTTATCTTTCTGGATAAGAGCATGCTCTGCTCGAATTTCGATCGGTTCCATTTCCACCGATGATTGTTTGAGCGTCGCATCGACATTTGTCTTAAAATCCGGAAGGATTGTGACTTTGGTAATGGTCTTCGTCTGATATCCGATCATTTGGAACCGGACATCATACACACCTGTTCGGATACCTGTTATTTGATAACGTCCCAGCGAATCAGTTGAGCATCCTATCCCCGCTCCGATCACGACAACCGCTATACCTGGAAGCGGATCCCCAGTATCTTTATCCCGTACTTTTCCCTCGAGTGTCCCCGTGATTCCTCTCCCTAATGAGATTGAGTGAATCAATCCGAAGAGACCTATCAAAAGAAAAAATATGTTCTTTGTTGCTCTTTTCATCTTGGCTGGAGAATTATGGATACGGAGTACAGGTCTTGGTTACGATATAAGAAGGCGTGATATAAAATGTCTTGAATTCTTTAGGGCCGAATGAAGTAATTCCTCCTCTATTGACAATCTGAATAGATCCTTTGACTATAAACGTCTCCGTCTGTGATATAGTTCGGAACGGGCAAGTTGTATCCACCTGATATGTGAAGATGGTGGTTGTAAGATCGACCTGGTTGTCATCAACAAAATTCCACGTGGCAGAAAAAGTTGCTTTTTTCTCAGGATCGATTGTGAAGAGATTTCTCAACGTATCATAGACGAATGGTCCAAGAAAATTTTGAAGAGAAAGATGGATCGTTTTGTGATACTGCGGATCCCGCTTGAGGCTCACTTCGATTGTTCCCTGAACCAAAGCCGTATCCTGGATAGTTTCATCATAGATATTTGTCACATCGATTAAGAATCTGCAGTCATTCTCTTTGTCCGAATAAATATAAGTACAGGAGATATCCCCCTTGAATAAAATGTCCGGATTATCGCGGGGAGGGAGTGATTCGTCGCAACCCGATCCGACGAGGACTCCAAAGCATATAAAGAAGAAAAAAATGATCCGGAGGAAGTTTTTCAAAGGCAGAACTTGTTTTTGGGTCTTCAGCCATTCAAACATTAGAATCGACCTCAACTATTTTTTCTCAACTCTCATGAAACTATAAATATTCCAGTCGCTTGATAATAGAGAATACGGTGTGCCGTTGAATTAATATCCTGCAACAGGTAATAATAAATAGAATAAGGTAAAGCAAGGAAAAAGTCAAAGGTAAATGAAGTGAATACCGTTTCCCCGCCGCTATAATGTGTGGGGATTCAAATCGTTGACGGTAAAGATTCGATTTTTAGCGAAAGAATCCCGCAAGAACTCATCGATCGAGTCAAAATGGAAAAGTACAATGCATTGCAGATAATTGGTACTGTGACACTTGTTATCGTCGTTGTCGTTGGCATCGTCGCGATCGCTGCCTCTTCGATTAATGTCAAATTAGAAAATTTAAAATGAATATAAAGCAGACGTAGAGTCCGGCTCTCAATTGGACAAACAGGAAATGAGTCGAATCCGGAAAATGTCCGACATGGTGTCGGATTCTACAAAGCAGGCGTAGAGTCCAGCTCTTAGCTGGACGATATTAGGAATGGTGAAGATTTGGAAAATGTCCGACGAGGCGTCGGACTCTACGTCTCTTGATTTCCACTCCAAAACTCGTTACTATTTTCTCATACGATTCCCGCCGCAATGCTTCAAGGCAAGCACATGGGTACTTGTCTTTTCCGATGAGATTGAATTCTGTACAGGATAGTATATGTTAGAAACATACATCAAGAAAATAGCATCCAGCACCGCACAGGGCGACGCCCGCGAAGAAAGTTATTACGGTAACTTCTCCAATTTTTTAGAATCCTTTGCCGCTGAAACGGGCAAAAAGCATATTCAAATTACCACGCTTCCTAAAAAGACCGAAGCTGGAAATCCGGATTTCCGCGTGTGGGATGGCAAGCAGCAGATCGTTGGGTACATCGAAGCGAAGAAGCCGGGAGAGAATCTCGACCTCATTGAAGATTCAGAACAACTGAAACGCTACCGCGCCACATTTCCCAATCTTATCCTCACTGATTTTTACGAGTTCCGGTTATACCGCAACGGCGACTTGTTCGATAAAGTTCTTCTCGCCAGGCCGTACATCGCCAAAAAACTCAAAACCGTTCCGCCGGTCGAACACAAAGAAAAGTTCATCACGCTTCTGGAAAAATTCTTTTCTTTCTCTCTGCCCAATGTGCTCACCGCAGAAAATCTCGCAGTAGAGCTGGCAAAACGTACCGGCTTTTTGCGCGATGAAGTAGTCATCAAAGAACTGGAAGAAGCAGAACATGGCAAGGGAAAAACATTCGGCTTCTATACCGCCTTCAAACAATATCTCGTTTCCGATCTTTCACCGAAAGATTTTGCGGACATCTATTCACAAACCATTACTTACGGATTGTTTGCAGCGCGCACGCGTGCAACCGGAGAGTTCAACCGTAAATTAGCGTACGATCTGATTCCCAAAACCATCGGCATCCTGCGCGATGTGTTTCGATTTATCTCTCTCGACAAATTGCCGCCGCAGATGGAAGTAATCATTGATGACATTGCCGAAGTGCTTCAAGCGGCCGATGTGAACAAAATTCTGGATGAGTATTACCGGAAGGGAAAAGGCGAAGATCCGATCGTTCACTTCTACGAAACCCTTTTGAATATCTACGATCCAGGCACGCGCGAAAAACGCGGAGTGTATTACACACCGGAACCGGTGGTGAAATATATCGTCCGTGCAATTCACGATTTGCTTAAAACACATTTCCATTTGCAAGACGGATTGGCGAGTAAAGATGTAACTTTGCTCGATCCGGCAGGAGGAACGCTCACGTTTCCTGCGGAAGCAATTAAGCTGGCGGTACAAGAATACATAACAAAATACGGCGATGCAGGAAAAACGAAACTGATTAAAAACCAGATTCTCAAAAACTTTTATGCGTTCGAGTTGATGATGGCTCCGTATGCCATCGGGCATATTAAAATCAGTTTCTTGCTGGAAGAACTCGGCTATACCATGCAGGACGACGACCGCTTTAAGCTCTATCTGACCAACACACTCGACATAGAAGATTTAAAGCAAACCGAAATTCCCGGACTTGAATCCCTAAGCGATGAAAACCACCTTGCCGGACAGATAAAACAAAAAGAACCGATACTCGTTATTCTTGGCAATCCGCCGTACTCAGCTAATTCCGCAAACAGCAATGATTGGACAGAACAACTATTAAAAGAAGATATTGATGGCGCAACTGGATATTATACTGTTGATGGACAACCGCTTGGCGAGAAAAACCCAAAATGGCTGCAAGATGATTATGTAAAATTCCTTCGCTTTGCTCAATGGAAGATTCACAAAGCCGGGCAGGGAATTGTTGGTATGATTACCAACCATAGTTATTTGGATAATCCTACATTTCGCGGTATGCGTCAAAGCTTGGTGAAAACGTATAACGAGATTTATATTATTGATCTGCACGGCAATGCTAAGAAAAAAGAAACGACTCCCGACGGTGAGAAGGATGAAAATGTTTTTGATATTCAGCAGGGAACAGCGATTGCCGTTTTTGTAAAAACAAAAAATACAAAGGGCTGTAAGGTTTATCATCGGGATATTTTTGGCTTACGAGATGAAAAATATGAATGGTTAGAAAAGAAGCCATTTAAGAAAAAAGATTATGAAACATTGAATCCAAAAACACCATGGTATTTCTTGATTAAAAGAAATACGGAAGAGATTGAACATTATGAGAAATGGTGGAAAGTGAATGATGTTTTCCCAACTCATAATGTTGGAATAGTTACAGCAAAAGATGACTTTGCCATTGCTTTTAATAAAGAAGCGCTGGAAGGAAGAATAAGACAATTCAGAAATATGAAATTTGACAAAGAATTTCTTGCATCTGCTTATCATTTAAAAAGCTCTGGTAGTTGGGATTTGGATGAAGCAAGAGAAAAATTGGCGAAAGACGAAGATTATGATGAGCATTATAATAAAATATTATATCGACCCTTTGATGAGCGTTTCATTTATTATTCTGAATTTATTGTTGAAAGAATGCGCTATGATGTAATGCAGCATATGTTAAAGGAAAATATTGGAATTTGTTTTATGAGACCTCAATCTCCAAAGTTTGATGTCTCTCCTTTTGTATCTGATACATTCATAGATCAATGTGTTGTTGGAAATAAAACAGCCGGAGGCGGGATATCCTATATAGCACCTCTTTATCTCTACGAAACCGAGAAAGCAAAAAAGAAAGCCTCACTTTCCACTATGATGCTGTTTGAAACCGCAGCGGAATACGGCAAAGCAAAATCCCAAGGGGACAGGGGCAAGAAAGCGAACATTGCGCTGAAAGTGTTTGAGCAATTGGGCGAAACGTACGGCAAAGTCCCAACGCCGGAGCAAATCCTGCAATACTGTTACGCCGTCTTATATAGCAATGTTTACCGCGAAAAGTATGCAGAGTTTTTGAAGATTGATTTCCCGCGCATTCCGTTCACCAAAAATTATGAGCTATTTCATGAAATGTCGAAACTCGGCAGTGAACTGATAGAACTGCATTTGCTCAAGCATAAAGCTTTGAACAAACCCATCCTCAAATATTTTGGTAAGGGTAAA
Coding sequences within:
- a CDS encoding dihydroorotate dehydrogenase-like protein, which gives rise to MDLSTTYLGMKLKNPIVASASPLSRSMDSMHRLEDAGVSAIVMHSLFEEQVTNEAESLAFYKSYGTESYAEALTYFPDTGDYQFAPEEYLELVAKASNKLEIPVIASINGVTPGGWTRYAKKMEEAGAAALELNVYYIPTSGTMSGIDVENRYIEILKQVHGAVKIPVAVKLSPFFSSIPHIAQRLVNEGADGLVLFNRFYQPDIDLEELDVKPGVELSDSYANRLPMRWIGILFGKVKASLAATSGIHTAEDVLKLTMAGADITMMCSALLMHGPEHIAKVVKDVEHWMTEHEYESIEQMKGSLSHKSIAEPSSYERANYMKALNRYKLLV
- the hemN gene encoding oxygen-independent coproporphyrinogen III oxidase: MQKAINDNLLSILKQFDRPGPRYTSYPTAPVFSAQYTAKRFEDDLIENNHNSSAPLSLYLHIPFCDTLCYFCGCTTIITKNREKISEYLIALKKEIDHTASFIGKERKVVQMAWGGGTPSYLTPDEISGLSKFIRERFTFSDDAEISVEIDPRELTFDHLKAFVDSGANRFSLGVQDFNDDVQKAVNRIQPEKLTQQVFRWSRELGIKSINVDLIYGLPLQTVELFTTTLEKVIELSPERIAVFNFAFVPWVKPHQKLLHQDQLPTAEEKLHLLQLTINTLIDAGYVYVGMDHFAKPTDELAREQKRKTLHRNFQGYSIKAGADLFGFGMSAISHFGTVYAQNVKDLPAYYDAIENGHFPTILGYKMTPDDEVRKFVIMRLMCDLELDKRDIERRFEIIFDEYFSDALLKLKEFIPLQLLSLERDHIVVTDSGRFVLRNIAMCFDAYLPKTTKEKPIFSRTV
- a CDS encoding TonB-dependent receptor — protein: MKRATKNIFFLLIGLFGLIHSISLGRGITGTLEGKVRDKDTGDPLPGIAVVVIGAGIGCSTDSLGRYQITGIRTGVYDVRFQMIGYQTKTITKVTILPDFKTNVDATLKQSSVEMEPIEIRAEHALIQKDKAASAYQYSGAQMDLLPVSRLNEALTLMPGVTREGNVRGGRTNEVIYLLDGIPIQDVISGGSSVELSKNTVGAMTMWIGGFDAEFGNALSGVVNIVSQSSSPTQQFQVRYERDHWLADHLVQQTDKEDEIELFASGPLIAGTLSYLTTNTYSLNDSRWWQDFQHFFPSPINKNFTGLTRLEYVPTQATRLVLQGLYSIQQMRDYEYRWRYNLAGLPERKKDIYRGTAMFTHTLSPHSFYTVTLGYSTQRSHIGPETKDELTLMPYQYDIYLRFIASGSKNWWAETKQDIFTLKGEYTLQAFSFHTFKTGAELNQYTIYGDIIKYEPQVTYFGKPILDAPLLNYSNFYEYHPRMGSVFVQDKMEFTSDGAMMNFGFRWDFLDPAAQRPIVEYIPTNPDEYQQHVTGTVHTTVKQQISSRFSFTMPVGPDGYLFANYGRYVQFPLFEYLYSGITPIQLEYGAKNVLAGNPDLEPERLTAWEFGAKQLLKNNWAISATYFQKKITNQIDAKTLVPFDNKFSGNYGYASYVNLDEAYAEGFEIVLTHESPDWLNGFISYTNMSTEGLSEQADQNINIAQWGFAVPAYPYPLSWDQRHTVKMNLDAKLPFGINADLYAEYHSPRPYTFYPTKDGFVPLDPSQPFLPNNRRMFEVYTIDVKIQKSIQIHSPFPIDLRLYADIRNVLNTRNVLWIDSNNRTGGELDDPSAYSTPRRVRIGIQLQF
- a CDS encoding N-6 DNA methylase, yielding MLETYIKKIASSTAQGDAREESYYGNFSNFLESFAAETGKKHIQITTLPKKTEAGNPDFRVWDGKQQIVGYIEAKKPGENLDLIEDSEQLKRYRATFPNLILTDFYEFRLYRNGDLFDKVLLARPYIAKKLKTVPPVEHKEKFITLLEKFFSFSLPNVLTAENLAVELAKRTGFLRDEVVIKELEEAEHGKGKTFGFYTAFKQYLVSDLSPKDFADIYSQTITYGLFAARTRATGEFNRKLAYDLIPKTIGILRDVFRFISLDKLPPQMEVIIDDIAEVLQAADVNKILDEYYRKGKGEDPIVHFYETLLNIYDPGTREKRGVYYTPEPVVKYIVRAIHDLLKTHFHLQDGLASKDVTLLDPAGGTLTFPAEAIKLAVQEYITKYGDAGKTKLIKNQILKNFYAFELMMAPYAIGHIKISFLLEELGYTMQDDDRFKLYLTNTLDIEDLKQTEIPGLESLSDENHLAGQIKQKEPILVILGNPPYSANSANSNDWTEQLLKEDIDGATGYYTVDGQPLGEKNPKWLQDDYVKFLRFAQWKIHKAGQGIVGMITNHSYLDNPTFRGMRQSLVKTYNEIYIIDLHGNAKKKETTPDGEKDENVFDIQQGTAIAVFVKTKNTKGCKVYHRDIFGLRDEKYEWLEKKPFKKKDYETLNPKTPWYFLIKRNTEEIEHYEKWWKVNDVFPTHNVGIVTAKDDFAIAFNKEALEGRIRQFRNMKFDKEFLASAYHLKSSGSWDLDEAREKLAKDEDYDEHYNKILYRPFDERFIYYSEFIVERMRYDVMQHMLKENIGICFMRPQSPKFDVSPFVSDTFIDQCVVGNKTAGGGISYIAPLYLYETEKAKKKASLSTMMLFETAAEYGKAKSQGDRGKKANIALKVFEQLGETYGKVPTPEQILQYCYAVLYSNVYREKYAEFLKIDFPRIPFTKNYELFHEMSKLGSELIELHLLKHKALNKPILKYFGKGKDDAIVKPRYDKENERVYINDQKYFENVSAEVWNYQIGGYQVMEKYLKDRKGRQMEDSGHYCQMGTSIARTIEVQKELDKLFPRVEKKVIEL